The genomic DNA GAGAGTGACAACTTTCCCGTGTTGAACGCGCTGCAGTCCGACCGTGCGCTGCTCGGTGACGCCTTTGTCGCAGTGTATTCCAACGGTGGTGCTCTGCAGTGGTCCACATTCTACGGGGGCAACAGCAGCGACATTGCCATCGCCGCCGCGTTCGACGCGGCGGGCAACGCGCTTGTCGCGGGCAGCACAGGCAGCACCACGCTGCCCGTGCGTAATGCGCCTATGCTCAAACACCCGGGCGACGAGGCCTTTGTCGCGCGTTTCTCGTCTGCCGGCGTGCTCCAATTTGCGTCGTATGTCGGCGGCCAGGCGAATGAAGGTGCCGCAGGTGTGGCGGCCGCAGGCGCCGCGGCGGTGCTCTGCGGCACAACCAACAGCACCGATTTCCCGACGCTGAATCCCCAGCAGGCCGCGCATCAGGGCGGTCCGTGGGATGCCTTCGTCCTGAAGATCGAGGAATGCACGGTGCCCGCAACTGTGACCGCGCTCGGACCGACTCGGTTCTGTCCGGGATCCTCCGTTGTTCTCGAGGCGAATGACGGGGCGGGGCTCACATATGAATGGTACAACGAAAACGGAAAAATTTCCGGCGCAACCGACCGGCAGTGCACGGTCTCGGACTCGGGTTGGTATTCCGTGCTCGTCAAGAATGCCACGGGGTGTTATTCCTCGTCACCTCCTGTGCGCGTCTCGCTCTCGACACTCGAAACACGGACCCGCCCCGACACGATCATCTGCCGCGGTGGCAGTGTTCCGCTGTGGGTCGCACCCGTGGGAGGCATCGCACCCTTTACCTACCGCTGGTCGCCGGCGGCGACTCTGACGGTGACCGACGCGGCGCAGACGCGCGCCACGCCCGACACCACCACCCGCTACACCGTCGTGGTGACGGATTCCATCGGTTGTGCGGACACGGCGCAGATTTCCATCGTGGTGCGGCACGCGGAAGTGGATGCGGGAGCGTCGGTGTTTGTTTGTCGCGGCATCGGGGCGCGCCTCTCGGCGGCCGTGCTGGAAGGAATTCCGCCCATCAGGTACCGCTGGCTTCCGTCGGATGGCCTCGACCTCAGCGACGGTCCGAATCCCACGGCGGCTCCCGATTCGACAACGACGTACACCGTCACCATCACAGACGCCCTCGGCTGTGTTGCCGTCGACACTGTGACGGTGCGTGTCAGCACCCTTCGCGCGGAAGCGCGCGGCGGCGGCACGATATGCCCGGGCGCGGGCACCGGTCTCACGGCCTTTGCCGATGGAGGGACGCCGCCCTACACCTATCAGTGGTCGCCCGACGCCGGACTGTCGAACGCAACCGTCGCAACACCGGTCGCCAGACCCACGGTCACCACACTCTACACAGTCACCGTGCGTGATGCGGTCGGATGTGTGCGGACGTCACCGGTAACGGTGTTTGTACTTCCCGCCGCCAGTGTGAGCATACGCGGCAGCGGCCGCCGTGTGATCTGCGAGGGCGACAGTCTTGTGCTGACCGCATCGGAACTATACCCGTATTACCGCTGGTCCACCGGCGCACAGTCCCGCTCGATCACCGTGCGCGCGGGCGGAATGTACTCGCTGCTGGTCCGCGACGCCCAGGGCTGCGAGGCGCGTGACTCGGTCGAAATCACACAGTATCCGCTGCCCGTTCCGGTCATCACGGCACTGCGCCCGCTGATCATCTGCCCCGGCGACAGCACGGTGCTCGATGCGGGCGCGGGATATACATCGGTGCGCTGGAGTACCGGCGACACCACACGCCGGCTTGTTGTCAAACGCGCGGGGCTCTACGATGTGACGGTGTACAACGACGGCGGCTGCGCCGGAATCGCACGGCCCGTCGCGGTGTCGGTGCACGCCGTCCGCGCCGCGTCGTTCGAAGGTCCTGCCAGCGCGTGTCCGTTCAGCTTTTCCCGATATACTGCTCCTCTGTATCCGAAACACAGCTATCGCTGGACCGTCACGGGAGGCACGCCTTTTTCGGGCGCTGCAACCGACACGCTGCTCGTGCGCTGGGGCGCTCCCGGAACGGCGCGCGTGGTCCTGACGATTATCGACGATTCCACTGGTTGTGTCAGCACCGCTGCTGCGGACGTGGCGGTCGCTCCGATTCTGCGTCCGGGCGTCGTTCCTTCGGGCGATATCACGCTCTGCGAGAACGACAGCGTCACACTCGACGCGGGTGCGGGCTATGCCACCTATGAATGGCTGTTGCCTGGAGGCGGAACTGTCGCTGCACGTACGCTGACGGTGGCCGCGCCGGGCAGGTACATACTGCATGTATCGGATGCGGGGGGGTGCGAAGGCCGCGACACCGTGCGCCTGATTCTGCGCGCGCGCCCCGCGCCGGTGGTGCGGGCCGATCCGGGTCCCTTCTTCTGCGAAGGCGACAGCGTGTCCCTGACTGTGCAAGGCGCGTATGTGTCGTACCGCTGGTCCACGGGCGATACGAGCGCGGCGATTGTGCTGCGGACCGGTGGCCTCTACTCTGTGACGGTGGTGGACAGCGCCGGCTGTGCTGGCAGCTCTGAACCGCTGCCGATACGCGCCGCTGATCCGCCTGCCGTATCGGCCACAGGCCCGTCGGTTCTTTGTTCGGGCGCTGCGGGCCAGTATCGCGCAGTGCTGCCGCGCAGCGTCACCGCTGTGTGGAGTGCCGCCGGTGCGGATTCGGTGAAAAGGGAAGGGGATTCAATCCGCGTCTTCTGGTCCGTTCCCGGTCAGTACATCGTCTCGCTGCTCGGGCGGGACGACAGCACCGGGTGCGCGTCGACTTTCGACCTGCAGGTGAACGTTCTCCCGTCACCGCGGCCGTCTATCACGACCAACGGATCGACCACGCTCTGTGAGGGCGACAGCGTGGTCCTGCAGGCGGATGCTGTGTACACCGGGTACCGCTGGTCCACAGGCGCGGATACGCCGGGCATCGTTGTGCGGGATCCGGGGGTGTACTCGCTGACAGTGACGGACGATGCGGGTTGTGAAGGCGCTACACCTCCCGTAACGGTCGATGTTGTGGTGCGGCCGCACCCTGTGATCGAAGGACCGGCGACGGTGTGCCGGGGATCGGTGGCGGTGTACGGCGTGTCTGTGCAGCCCGGCGACAGTGTTCTCTGGGAAATTCGTGGCGGAACGCCCCGCACGACGCTGTTGGACACGGCGGTCGCCGTGGAATGGTCCGCCGCCGGCACGGGCACTGTGCGCGTCACCGTGCGGCGGGGCGCGATGTGGTGTGCAGGATCCACGGTACTCGAGGTCAGCGTGGGTGATTCACTGACGCCGGTGATCCGTGTCATCGGCACGAGGGACTTCTGTGACGGTGATTCGGTGCTGCTCGACGCCGGGCCCGGTTTTGCGACGTATGAATGGCTTGAAGGTGCCGCGCTTCTGGGATCGAACCGTTTTCTGACACTGCGGCGCGACGCCGTCGTGCGTGTGCGCGTGCGCGATGCCGCCGGCTGCGGTGGCGAGTCGGCGCCGGTGACCCTGCGCCGGTTTGCGGCGCCGCGTCCCGTGATCGAGGGACCCCGCGGCTTCTGCGACGGCGATTCAATCTCTCTCGACGCGGGCGTGAACGCCGTGTCGTACACGTGGCGCGACGCCGCGGGCTCCACAGTGGCAGGCGCGCGCGTCTGTGTCGTCTCGGCTCCCGGCGTCTATACCGTGACGGTGACGGATTCTAACGGCTGCACGGGTGTGTCGCCGGGTCACGTCGTCCTTCTGCTGCCGGTGCCGCCGAAACCCGTGATCACGCGCAGCGGGGATTCGCTCATCTCGTCCGTCGCCGCGGGGTATGCCTGGTCCCGTGACGGCGCCGATTTAACCGGAGAAACGGATCGTATTCTCCGAATAACACGGAACGGCCGCTACGTGGTCACGGTGTCGAATGCCGACGGCTGCACGGCGCGGTCCGATCCGTTCGACGTGCAGGACGGGGTCCGTGCCACTGCGGCGCTGAGTCTTCCCGGCATTGTTGCGCGGCCGGGCGATCTGGTGCGCCTGCCCCTCGATCTTGTGTCGTCGAGCGGCCTGCAAGCCGCAGGTGCGACGCGGCTGCGCGGCATCCTGCGTTTCGACGCGTCCGTGCTCGCGCCCGCGGGAGGCACACCCGAAGGGATTGTCGTGGGACGCGAACGGCGCGTCCCGGTGGATGCGGCGCTCGCATCGGATCGGGGCATCGTGGCCGAATACCTGTTTGTGGCCACGCTGGGCGACCGCGACTCGTCGCTGCTTGTGCTCGACTCGTTGTCCTTCGCAGGCGCCGCGGTTGATGCGCGTCTCGATACGGGCATGATCCGCATCACCATCTGCCGCGAAGGCGGCGCACGCCTCTTCGACGGCGCTGCGACGCTGTCCCTGCGGCAGGTGGGGCCGAATCCCTTCAACGCCAGCACGGTGATCGAGGTCGATATCATCGAGGCGGGCCGCAGCCGTCTCACTGTGCACGACGCGCTTGGCCGCGAGATGGTTGTGCTCGCCGACGCGGAACTGCCGCGCGGCACCCACCGTTTTGTTCTCGACGCGGGGGCCTTGCCTTCGGGCCTATATTTCTGCGTGCTCCTCACACCGGCAACAGCCGTGTACCTTCCGCTTATGCTCGCCAAATAACGTCCTTGCAGTCGCGCGGACGCTAGCTCCCGGCTCTCCAATTTTTGTATATTACGCGATCCAACCCGAGGACCCGATGAAACGCCTGTCGGCATTCTTCCTGACGCTTCTTCTCTGTGCGGCACAATCCGCAATCTCACAACCGGCCGCTGATCCCGATTCGATGCGCGCCGGTTTTGGTGTGTACGGCAATTATAATCTGAACTTTCACACGGCCGAGTTCAGCAAACTTCCGGGCATCCCGAACTGCTGTCCGCGTTTCGAGAGCGGGGATGGGACGGGTTTCACGGCGGGTGTGCTGTACGTGTATCCGCTCGAACGCACCATGTCCATCGACATCCGCGCGGGTTACACAGGATACAGCGCGCTGCTGTCGTCGCGCGAAGCGACAACAGTCAGCATTGTCGGTACCGCCGCGCCGGGCGAATTTGAACACACGATCGACGCGACTCTGTCGTCCGTTGGAATCGAGCCGCTCTTTGATTACCGCTTCTGGAAATCGCTGTCGTTTATGGCGGGTCCGCGTCTCGGACTCGTGCTGTCAAGATCCTTCGAGCAGAAGGAACAGATCGTGGTTCCGGCCGACCGCGGCGTGTTCATGGATACGCAGACGCGCACACGGAATGTGCTCAGCGGCGACATACCCGACGCGGGATCGATACAACTTGCCCTTCTCGCGGGACTCCGCTATGAAGTGCCTCTCAACCGCGATCGCACGCTCGTGGCCGCTCCCGAAATCATCTTTGCCTACGGTGTGACGCCGGTCGTCAGCGGCTTCTCGTGGAACGCGCACACATTGCGCCTGGGCGCCTCGGTGCGCTGGCTTCCGAAGGAGAGTGCGCCACCGCCCCCGCCGCCCCCGCCACCACCACCTCCTCCTCCCCCGCCGCCGCCGCCGCCCCCCGCGCTGGCCGCATCCATCACCGCCGCCGGTGTGGACAAGGACGGTACCGAGCAGCCGCTGGTCCGTGTGCGCGTTGAAGAGTTTATCTCCACCGAGATGCGGCCTCTGCTGCACTACGTGTTTTTTGATGAACAGTCCGACGCCATCCCTGCGCGCTACGCGCGCCTCTCGAAGGAGCAGGCAGAGGCCTTCGACATGCCCGCCCTCCGTTCGACAGGCACCATCGAAATGTATCACAATGTGCTTAACATCATCGGGCGCCGTATGCGCGCGAATAATTTCGCCACACTGACGCTCACGGGTTGCAACAGCGACGAAGGAGCGGAGAAGG from Ignavibacteriota bacterium includes the following:
- a CDS encoding OmpA family protein is translated as MKRLSAFFLTLLLCAAQSAISQPAADPDSMRAGFGVYGNYNLNFHTAEFSKLPGIPNCCPRFESGDGTGFTAGVLYVYPLERTMSIDIRAGYTGYSALLSSREATTVSIVGTAAPGEFEHTIDATLSSVGIEPLFDYRFWKSLSFMAGPRLGLVLSRSFEQKEQIVVPADRGVFMDTQTRTRNVLSGDIPDAGSIQLALLAGLRYEVPLNRDRTLVAAPEIIFAYGVTPVVSGFSWNAHTLRLGASVRWLPKESAPPPPPPPPPPPPPPPPPPPPPALAASITAAGVDKDGTEQPLVRVRVEEFISTEMRPLLHYVFFDEQSDAIPARYARLSKEQAEAFDMPALRSTGTIEMYHNVLNIIGRRMRANNFATLTLTGCNSDEGAEKGNTTLSRNRAIAVRNYLRDVWGVPESRLRVVERGLPETPSRVTEPDGIAENRRVEISASDPAILDPVITGDTLRTVTPPVMRFYPRVEAGAGVVDWRLTARQSGRVLKEWTGREMPPASLVWNVAEERTSIPRTNEPIVYALRVQDAANQTVVTPDSLIPVEQITIQKKRAERLADLEIDRYNLILFDFDSPALNARNVRIAEFIKPRIAKNSNVKVTGHTDRLGETEYNLRLSEGRARSTASALNASNAVVQGAGESSMYDNETPEGRFYCRTVSVVVETPVSK